AACAGTGAATCCCCTCAATAATCAAGTAAATTTCATTCAAACCATCCGGACGTTTTTTCACATATTTTTTGGTAAAACCCTCTAGATCAAACTTTTCCAAATCCTCTTTTTTTTGCTGAGCAGGTGTCAGCTTCGTATCACCAAGCTTGTCATAAAAACTGTCAAGTCCTTCGCTTCGTAAAAGATGATAAACCCCTTGACACCCTTTACAGCAAAAATAGTGTTTCTTACCATCTATTTCATCTTCGATCATCACCTTTTCATCAAACTCCAGATGGCAATGATCACACTTTATTTTCGACAAAAGACTCCCCTTGCTCTATCTTTGTAGACTCTATCGTATTGTTCCACTATTCCATGCATCGCGATAAATACTCCATCTTCATAGGCGTATTGTACTTTGGAGATCGCCAATGCCAAGTTGGCCGAGGCCTCAGCGGGATCGATACTGTATGGCACCATCGCTCCTGTAAATACCACACATTTGTTATGAATATACGGTGCGACAAACGCCGCACTCTTATCCATCGTATCGGTCCCATGCACCACAACTATCTGTTTTGAATCACAATTTTTGATTGTTTGCAGCAACAGTTCCCTATCTGCGTCACTAAATTCCAAACTGTCTTTATATATGAGACCTCTGGTTTCTATCTGTAAAAAATTTTTCTTCAAAAAATCATAAATCGCATCATTGTTTTGAGGAACAACGAGTTCCCCTTTGATAGGATCATAGATTTTATTAAATGTTCCACCGGTATTGAGTATAATCACACCACACCTTTAAGGAGTAAAATGAACGAAATAATTATATATGTTTTTACTTTAGCCCTTTTTGAACTGTATGAATCGAGCTGGCAACGAGGATCCACGCTTGGCGCCATTATTAACAATATCTATACACGATACAAAAAAAGTATGTTTTACCTCATACTTTCTCATCCAGCATTTATCTTTTGTCTCTATCTTGGTGTGCAATACGATTTAACCAACTTTTGGTTTCTCTCGATTCTGTTTATGAAGTTTTTAGATATCAGCTACAAACTGGTGCTTGCCAAAAAGATAGAAGAAAATCGAATAGAAGAAGTGTTACCGGTCCCCTCAGATATGCCTATCCAACCATGGATGATGTATCTCAATGTCATACTATATCCTGTACTTTTATACCTAGCCTTGATAACTTGACTTCATATAGTAGTTGTTATAAAATTAGCCAAGCGAAATTGCCAAATATACAACTTCATTAAACTTCTAAACTCACCCATTGGCAAGTTCAACAAAGAAGGAAAGCATGAACGAAAAAAACAGTAACCAAAATGAATTGAGCGAAGAAAACTCCACTTCTACGCAAAATACAGAGCAAAAGAACAACCACAAACGAACCCACATACCCGTGGAAGGATACACGATAGAAGAACTACGAACAAAAACGATCGACGATCTTTTAGCGATTGCCGGTGAGCTTGGCATCGAAAACCCGCAAGAGCTCAAACGCCAAGATCTGATGTTTGAGATTTTGAAAAATCAGGTGAGCAAAGGCGGATATATCCTCTTTACCGGTATTTTGGAGATCACTCCTGAAGGGTATGGATTTTTACGAGCCATCAACGAAAACTTCTCCAACAGTGCCAACGATGCATATGTCAGTGCAACACAAATACGAAGATTTGCTTTAAGAACGGGAGACATCGTTACAGGACAAGTACGACCACCTAAAGATCAGGAGCGCTACTACGCTCTTTTAAAAATCGAAGCGATCAACTATCTACCACCGGAAGAGTCCAAACGAAGACCACTTTTTGATAACCTCACACCGCTCTATCCAACAGAGCGACTCAAACTAGAATACGACCCGACAAGACTTACAGGCAGAGTACTTGATCTTTTTACTCCCATAGGAAAAGGGCAGCGGGCTCTCATCGTCGCACCACCTAGAAGCGGGAAAACGGAGCTCATGAAAGAGCTGGCACATGGCATAGCCAAAAATCATCCTGAAGTGGAACTTATTGTCCTTTTGGTTGATGAGAGACCGGAAGAAGTGACCGACATGGAGCGAAGTGTCAAAGGGGAAGTCTATAGTTCTACCTTCGACATGCCAGCAAAAAACCATGTCCGCGTAGCCGAACTTGTCATCGAAAAAGCGAAACGTCGTGTGGAGATGGGCAAAGACGTAGTGATTTTACTTGATTCCATCACTCGTCTTGCCAGGGCGTACAATACCGTCACACCATCGAGTGGTAAAGTCCTCAGCGGTGGGGTCGACGCCAACGCTTTGCATAAACCAAAACGATTTTTTGGAGCTGCAAGAAACATCGAAGAGGGTGGAAGCCTTACTATCATCTCAACTGCTCTTATTGACACCGGTTCACGAATGGATGAGGTGATTTTCGAAGAGTTCAAAGGAACAGGAAACTGCGAGATCGTTCTCGATCGCCGTATCGCAGATCGACGAATCTATCCAGCGATCGACGTGCTCAAATCTGGTACCAGAAAAGAGGAGCTTCTTGTCGATCCAAATACCTTGCCAAAAATTTGGGCTCTTCGCAATGCAATGCAGTCCATGGATGAAGTAGAAGCGCTGAAATTTTTGTATTCGAAAATGTTAAAGACCAAAAACAACGAAGAGTTTCTCTCTATCATGAATGAAGGGGCCTGACACTTTTGCGAGCCGGCGTTTTCGATAGTGGTGTAGGAGGCCTCACAGTCGTCAAAAGTCTCCTTGAACACGGTCTTTTTGATGAAATCATCTATTTTGGCGATACCGCAAGGGTCCCTTACGGGCCAAAAGATAAAAATACCATCATTCGATACTCCCTTGAAGCCCAGGAGTTTTTTAAAAATTTTGATGTAGATATCCTTATCACCGCCTGTAACTCCGTCAGTGCCCATGCCATCGAAGAGCTTCGAAGCAATGCGAGTTTCCCCGTAATCGGCGTTATCGAACCAGGTGTGTTGGCACTGCAAAACAGAGGTCTAGATCCCAAAAGCCAGATTTTGGTCATAGGAACACAAGCGACGATCGGTAGTGGAAAATATCAAAAACTGTTACGTGAGCATGGATATAACAATATATTGGCAAAAGCAACACCACTTTTTGTTCCAATTGTAGAAGAGGAGATTTTTGAAGGCCCTGTCTTGGAAGCTACTTTACAGCACTATTTTGATAGCCTTCATCCCGATGCTATAATTTTGGGCTGTACTCATTTTCCTCTGATACAAGATGCCATTGCAGACTATTTTAACAATGAAGCAGTACTTATCCACTCTGGTGAAGCCATTGTAGAGCATCTTCAAAAAGAGCTTGGGATTAAAGCCAGAAAAAAAACACCCAGTCTCAAACTCTTCGCTTCAGAAAACCCGGAAAAACTCAAAAAAATCGCAGCCCACTGGCTTAGAGATGCATTTAAGACAAATGAGCTATAATTGATCAAAAAAAGGATGAATCTTGGCGCTGGCACTCAAATATCGTCCAAAACGCTTTGAAGATCTGATCGGTCAAGAGGCTGTCACCCAAACACTCCAGCGGGCTTTGGATACGAAAAATCTCTCCCATGCCTATCTCTTCAGCGGCCTTCGTGGAAGCGGAAAAACGAGTACGGCAAGGATCTTTAGCAAAGCGCTCATTTGCGATGGGGGTCCAACAAGCTCTCCTTGCGAAACATGTGAAAATTGCCAGGCAGCCAATGAGGGAAGACATATCGATATTATCGAAATGGATGCAGCAAGCAACCGTAAGATTGATGATATAAGAGACCTCATCGAACATACGAAATACAAACCCTCCAGTGCCAGATACAAAATCTTCATAATCGATGAAGTTCACATGCTCACAAAAGAGGCTTTCAATGCACTTTTAAAAACGCTTGAGGAGCCGCCTGAATTTGTCAAATTCATTCTAGCCACCACCGATCCATTGAAACTACCGGCTACGATTCTGAGTCGGACACAACATTTTCGCTTCAAAAAGATTGCACAAAGAGATATAGTCCATCACTTGGAGCACATCTTAAACCTGGAAAATGTGGAGTATGAGCCGGAAGCTCTGCAAATCCTCGCACGAAGCGGCAGCGGAAGTCTTCGAGATACACTCACACTGCTCGATCAAGCGATCACCTTTGGAAAAAATAGAGTCAGTGTTGAAGCGGTTACAAATATGCTGGGTCTCGTAGATCCCAAAAAGATAGAGGCTCTTTTTGATATGATTCTACGCCAAGACAAAGAGGCGATTTTACAGACCGTTCAAGAATTAAGAGACTATGAAGCGCAAATGGTACTTGATGAGATGCTCATCTTTCTTAAAAATCAGCTTTTTAGTAAAAACAGTACGTTTTCCATGATGCTGTATGAGCGCTTTTTTAAAATTTTGAGCGATGGGAAAAATCTTCTATTCGTCAGTGGTGACGATGAGTTTGTTTTGATGATTACCCTTATGAAGTTGATGGAAGCAACAAAGATTAAAAGTGTTGAAGAGCTCATTGAAGAGTTTGAATCAAAAGAGACTCCAACGATTTCACACACTCCTCCACCTATCCAAACAAATGAGCAAACAAAAACATCCCAACCGGTACAAAAAGATCCTTTCCAACGTTTGATCGACAAACTTTATGAACGAAACTATGAATTAGGCGAGTGTTTTGAAAAGAGTGTAAAGTTTATCGATTTTAGCGACAACGTTTTACGATGGGAGAGCAATCCTCCCGCAGAATGCAAGGAAAAACTCAAACACTCCTATCCCACCATACGCCATTTTGTCCAAGAGGTATTTGGCATCGATACAAAAATCGTCAAGGTTGATCCTCCAAAGAGTTGCGACGAACCCTCTTCCATGATAGAAGAGGCCGAGTTTGGAGGAAGCTGTATTCAAAAAGAAGCGGGACTTTCGGCAAAAGAGATGGATGGGACCAATATTTTGGAAGACCCCTTCGTACGAAAGGCAAAAGAGCTATTCAAAGCAAAAAAAGTGGTTATCAAACCAAAAATTTAAACCAGCAGCTCTTTGATTTTTTCTGCTTGCTCTTTTCCTTTGCAATGCTCTTTGCAAAACTCGACTATTTTGCCATGAAATCGTGCATAAATTTGAGACAATGGCATCTCTTGCCCATATAACTCATAAATCCTATCTAGATTTTCCAAGATTGAATCGCTTAAAAACTCTTGAATCTCTTGATAGGTTTGCAGCTCATAACCCAAGAAGTTCAAAATCCTTGCGGTATAGGCATCCACAACTAAAAAATCTTTATAGCAGGCATAGTTGAGAATGCTGTCTGCCGTCTCAAAGCCGATTCCCTTTTGTGCCAAGAGCCAACTGCGAGAGGGCCTTTTTTGAAAGGCTTCAAAAGAGCCATACTCATCAAGCATATTTTTTACAAGCTTTTGAATGCGAAATGCTTTTGTATTGTAAAACCCGGCTGGTTTAATGAGTGTAGCCAACCTTTTTTGATCCATCTCTACAATCTTTTGGGGTTCTATCGATCCCAATTCATTTTTTAAATTCTCTAGAGCCTTTTCCACATTTTCCCATTTGGTATTTTGGGTAAGCACCGCTCCTACCACTATTTCAAAACTTCCACTCTTAGGCCACCAGTAAGGATCTCTTTCCTCTTTGATGTATCCAAGCTCTTTGAATCGTTTTAATAAATCGTATGCGATCATTCCACCCTCGCTCGCTGAACGACCTGCCACCCTTCATCATCGTAGGCTTTTATCTTGTATGCATCTTTGCATCTGCCCTCTTGCAGTTCAAACACCACCATCTGTAAAATCGATTTGCACTTATCCGGAACATCAAAGTGCCCAGGAAGTCCCGTTAAAAAGCGTTTTATCGGCACATCCGCCTTCATTCCTATGACATTGTCTCTGCATCCTGTCAGTCCTACATCTGTCACATACCCTGCTCCGTCTACGATACTCAGATCATCCGTCCCTACATGGGTATGAGTGCCTACCTGCACGCTGATATCCTCTTTTAACATCAAAAACATCGCTCTTTTTTCACTGGTTGCTTCGGCATGAAAGTCGATAAAGATATTTTTGATTCCTTCATCTTTCAAAATTGCAACAATTTTTTTTGCAGCCAAAAAGGGATTGTCCACCATGGGCATCGTAAAGTGTCCCATAATGTTGATGATGGCCAATGGCTCCTCGTTAATGTGCACTATTTTATAGCCTCGTCCAGGAACACCTTCAGGGTAGTTGATAGGTCGAAGAAGGGGCATCTCCTCTAAAAGAGCTACAATCTCCTTTTTATCCCAGGTGTGATTACCTCCCGTCATCAGATCGATTCCAGCATTAAAAAGCTCTTTTGCATTTTTGGGAGTGAGACCAAATCCGTGACTTGCGTTTTCATAGTTGGCTATGACAAAATCGAGATTTTCTTTTTTTCGTATATCTTGCAGATATCGTTTTATCATCCTTCTTCCGGGTCTTCCTACAATATCCCCTATAAAACCGATTTTCACACTGTCCTCCAGATCTTTTGTATCAATTTTCTATCGCCTTGCCAAAGCTTTGCCTCAAAGATATCACCTGTCTTTATTGCACCTACTCCCTTTGGCGTTCCACTCATCAATATATCACCCTCTTCCAATCCAAAAATAGCTTCAATATCTTGCAAAAGAAACTCTGGCTTGTAGATCATCAAATCCACACCGCCGCTTTGTACAAGTGTACCGTTTTTAAAAAGCTCTATCCGTAATCCTTCAAAACTTTTGACTGGAACAAAATCACTAAAAAGCGCACTTCCTCTAAATGCTTTCGCCCGCTCCCAAGGAAGCCCTTTTTCTTTGAGTCTGCTTTGCAATGCTCTTTTTGTTAGATCCAATCCTACCCCAACTTTGATAGGATTTCCAATCAAAAAGCAGATCTCTCCTTCATAATGTAGATCTTCTTGATAGTGGATGGTTTCTGTTATAGCACTCTGCGGCTTTAAAAAATAGACCGGCTCTGTTGGCATTTCATTATTAAGCTCTTCGATATGCTCAACATAGTTTCTTCCAACACAGACTATTTTCATTTTAAACCTTCAACAAGCTGATAAAAAAGAGTGAAACAATAACAAATTTTAACGAAACAAAAGCGTTGAAAAATTGCACTCACCCGACAGAACACTTGCGTTGGCATTTTTTAGCTTTTGTGAAGTATCAAAAATTTGTTCTTTTGTTGAACTCATTGAGCTAGCGCCTTTAAATATCTCAATGTCGTATGCAATATATCGTCATCATCTTTGCTTCTTGCTTTGATCGTCTCTTTTTTGTCACCAAAATCAAATGTGATATTTTGGTTGTAGTTTGAGATCTTTTTGATTCCATGTTCCAACGCTAAAAGCTTGATATGGATGAGATCCAAAAAATTTTTTGTATAGCTATCCAGTTTTCCGAAACGATCTTCGATCTCCTCTTGAATCTGGGCTATCTCTTCAGGCTCTTTGACTTGGGCAAGCCGTCTGTATAGCTCGAGTTTGAGTCGATCCTCACGTACCACTTCGCTGGAAATATAGGCATTGACGCTCAGTTTAAGCTCCACTTGGGGTTCCTCTTCGATCTCCCCTTTTGTCAATTTCGTTATCGTCTCTTCAAGCATCTGCAGATAGAGGCTATACCCGATATTTTTGATATGTCCGCTTTGCTGAGCCCCTATGATGTTACCCCCACCTCGAATCTCCAGATCATAATAGGCCAAAGCTGCTCCACTTCCAAGGTAAGAATTGGATTCGAGTGCAATAAGTCGTTTTTTCGCCTCTTCTGTTAGTTTTTGTTTATCCTCTACCAGATAGTAGCAAAATCCCTCTTTTCCGCCTCGTCCTACACGCCCCCGCAACTGATGCAGGTCCGCAATTCCGAATCGATCAGCTCCTTCTACGATGATAGTATTGACATTTGGCATATGAATACCACTTTCCACAATGGAAGTGGAAAGCAAGATGTCATATTCACCCTGGGCAAAGCGAAGAAGCTCTTTTTCCGTTGTTGCCGCCGCTATTTTGGAATGCAGTACAAGAATCTTTTTTCCGGGCAGGAGCTGCTGAAGATCCTCTTTTTTCTCCTCAATGCCTGCGATGGAGTTGTAGATATAAAAGACCTGCCCTCCTCTTCTTAGTTCTCGCAAAATCACTTCTTTGACAAGTTTGTCTTGATACTCTTTCACATAGGTTCGAACAGGCTTTCTGTTTTGAGGCGGTGTTCTAATTTCGCTGAGATCCTTGAGCTGGGAAAGGGCCATATTGAGACTTCTTGGAATCGGCGTTGCACTCATACTCAATAGATGCACATCTTTACTGAAAGCTTTGAGTTTCTCTTTTTGCTTCACGCCAAACTTGTGCTCCTCATCGATAACGACAAGCCCCAAATTTTTAAATTCTGCTCCAAAAAGCGCGTGGGTTCCCACCACAACATCGAACGTTCCCTCTTTCAAGGCTTGCAAGCGCTCTTTTTTCTCTTTGGCAGTGACAAATCGATCGATCTTGGTTACTGAAATGTTAAATGGCTCCAACCGTTTCACAAGACTCTCATAATGCTGGGCCGATAGAAGCGTCGTTGGAACGACCACAGCCGCTTGATAGCCATTTTTCACTATGGCATAGATAGCGTTCATGGCAACTTCTGTCTTACCAAATCCCACATCGCCGCTTAGAAGCATATCCATCACTTTCCCGCTGGAGAGTCTTTGCAAAATCGTATCAATCGCTCTTTTTTGATCCTCGGTATACTCAAATCCGGCGTGGGATTGAAAAAGAGTGATATCTGGCGGTGTGATGATCTTTTTGCCAGGAGTGAGTTCACGCTGCGCAGCGATTTTCACGATGTCAGCAGCAATCTCAAAAAGTCTCTCTTTCACTTTCGCTTTGAGTTTCGCAAAGGATTGGCTGCCAAGTTTATCGACAACCGCTACACTACCGCTATCGGCAATATACCGGCTGAGAACATCGAGGTTTTCCACTGGAACCAAAAGCTTGTCACCTCCAGCATATTCCAGTTCCACAAAATCTCTTTTGGCTCCCAAAATTTCGATCGCTTTGAGTCCTTTGAAAATCCCGATGCCATGCTGCTCATGGACCACATAACTTCCAGGTTGCAACTCATCGATAACGATAGATGGAGGTTTGGCTCTTCTCTTTTTTGGTTTATTGAGCGATAGTATGACCTCATCTGGCCCTTCGATATTCAAAATCGCATCGGTATAGATAAATTCTACCTTCTCAAGCTCTTTGATACTGCTTCTTCTGGCAAACTCCGGTGATTTTACAAGCACTTTGATCTTTTTATTCTGCTTTGTCTGGATGACTCTATTGATATCGAGAACTTCTATCTCGTTATACTCTTTTGCTTCAGGTATGATTGGAAGTGCAAAGAACTGCTCTTTTGGTATGAGTCCTTCATAGCTGTACAGCTCTTCCAGATCAAAGCTTCCACTACGTATCGCCTCTTTTCCTTCAAGCAAAGAAGCCCGCTCGGCCACCCAAAATCCTACACTCAACAGATCCTTGTCAAAAACGTCAAAATCACTCTGTTCAATCACTTCTTGCAAGGCCTCATCTTGGATTAAAAAGGCTGGATAGAGGGTAAAAGCTTCAAGCTCCTCTTTGATACTTTTTTGGGTCTGGGGATCAAAATAGCGGATCGATTCTATCTGTGTATCGAAAAAACTAAGACGGATAGGCTTATCGAAATTTGGTGCGAAGATATCCACGATATCGCCTCGAAAACTGGCTTCTCCCTTGCTCTCTACGATATCCACAAAGGTATATCCCCATTGATAGAGCAGCTCTTTAAGCGATTCAAGCTCAAACTCATCCCCAAACTCTACTCTTTTCCTCGCAAAGTAGCGCTGTACCGGCATCGGCTTGGCAATGGTATGTACAGGGGCTATGAGCATCTTTGGCGTATGGTAGTAATCGTTCAATACCGCAAGCAGCTCATCAAGCTCCTCCTTGAAAACCCGCAGATCGTCACCATACTGGGCTCTAAAATCTGGCAAAATGTAATGATCGATTCCAAGTACTTTTGCCGCACTGCTTGCCTCTTGCGCTTCCTTTTCGTCTGCAACGACCAAGATTTGCGGAATGCTTGATCTTAGATATTCATAGAATCTGGCAGCCATTTTCGGTATATCTCCTCTATAACACTGAACGATCCATACACCAAATATTCTTTATCTTCATCAAATCCCGTAAATTCGCAATACGGAATGGAAAGTTCTTCAAGGCTTTGCTTGAGTCTTTTTTGATCAATCAATCTCGGATGCTCCATCGGTACAATCTCAACCGATTCGATCTTTGGTTGTAAAATGGATAAAATCTTCTCATACTCTTTATCTTCGAAGCTGTTATAGACCAAAACCACCTTTTTGTCAAGAGCTTGGAGGATGGCTCTGGCCGAAAGGGGATTGTGCCCTACATCCAAAATGATATTGCCACGCTTTTCGAACCGTCCCGGCATTCGATACGACACCGCTTTTTGTACATCTGGATCAAACCCCAAAAATTTTGCAGCAGCTTGGGCTAGCATGAGATTTTGAGAAAAAAAGGATGGAATGTTTTCACAAGCTTTTTGACAAGCCTCCTCATCGGCTAAATTTTCGACCCTTCGATACCGAATACCAAGCTCGTCTGCTGTTTGATAGACTTCATCATGCAGCTGTTTTGCAAAAATTGCCTCTTCTTGCACAGCTTTGAGCTTCGTTGCGGCAATGGATTGGATCGTATCACCCAAAAAGGCTTGATGGTCATAATCGATAGGAGTTACAAGGGTTAAACAATTTTCAAAAACGCTCGTTGCATCATACTCTCCCCCAAGTCCTGCTTCCATAACCACATAATCACACTCTTCAAAAGCAAAAGCAGCCAAAAGGGTGGTATATTCGAAGTAGGAAAGTTCTCTCGCCATTTTTTTCGGAATTAGAGACTGCACTTTTTGATGGACTGATTCCAGTGTCTCATCACTGATAAATTTACCATCGATCCATATACGCTCATGAAAATGAAGAATGTGTGGTGATGTATAATGGCCCACTTTTTTTCCAGATTCTTTGAGCATACCAGCAAGAAATCTACCCGTAGTCCCTTTCCCATTGGTCCCGATGATATGAATGATTGGGGGAAGATGCAAAGAGCCTTGGAGATATTCATATACTCTTTGCATCCTCGATGGATCAAATTTTGTATAGTAAAGCGGTTTTTGGTTCAAAAAGGTATGAACACTCACCTGCTTCCCAGATAGGCTAGTCGGGATATAATGGCATCGAGAGCTTTTGCAGAGGCCTCTTTGATAGCCACATAGCGTAAATTATCGGTAATTACCGAGTTTGGTTCGATTGGAAAATCGTAGACTCCTGTTGCTTTGATATGCCTCGTTTGGCCACTTTTATCGGTGATATCCGTTTTTAAAAGCACTTTTGTTCTATAGTAGATCACATAGCCGTTTTCATCATATTGAAGTGGTGTGAAGGAAACAGATGCGATGGCCACTCGCATAATCGTATCGGCACTGTTTTTAGCAACGAGACTACCTGAAAGACGCTTGAGTATCGCTTCATTCACCGCATCTTTGACTAAAACCGCGTTTTCTGGATCTCTCAAATAGACCGAAACTTGCGTATAGATTTTTTGGCCAAGCACCCTTTTCGTATAGTGGCTTGCTGGCTTGTAACCGCATCCGGTAAAAAAGAGTATCACTGCAAGCCATAGAAACTTTCGCACATCTACCCTTTCACTACGATATTGACAAGACGTCCGGGTACTACGATCTCTTTGACGATGGTTTTGCCATCGATCCATTTTTTGGCGATCTCTTTCGCTTTGGCCAAAATCTCCTCTTTGCTTGCATCTTTTGGCACTTCGATCTCCGCTCTTCTTTTTCCATTAACGGTAACAGCCAACGTTACGCTATCTTCTTCAAGGGCAGCCGGATCGAGTTGCAATCTAGTAAAATTGTTTCTTTCAAAGAGATTGTGACTGATTTCCCAACAGGTATGTGGAATAATCGGCTCTAAGATATTTGTTAAAACCCAGTACCCTTCTGTCCAGATATCCGGGTTGTTTTGGCCATTCAATGCATTGAGCGCTTCCATAGATGCGGCAATCAACGTATTGAAAGAAAAACTTTTGGTATAGACATCTGTTGATTTTTGAAGGGCTTCGTACACCTTTTTCCTTGCCTCTTTCTCCTCTTTCGACAGACTCTTTTGATCAATTTTAGGCAAACTCTTCGTTTTATAGGCATTTTGGCTTCGCTCAAAAAACCGTTTGATAAAACGGTAAGCCCCTTCAACCGCACTGTCACTCCACTCTAACTCTTTTGCTGGAGGAGCGGCAAAGAGGATAAAAAGCCTTGCGGTATCTGCTCCAAACTTTGCTACGATTTCATCGGGATCGACGGTATTGCCTTTGGATTTGCTCATCTTGGCGCCATCTTTGAGCACCATCCCCTGTGTAAGTAATCTTTTAAACGGCTCATCAAGATTGACATAGCCCAAATCTCGTAACACTTTTGTAAAAAATCGTGCATACAATAGATGCAGTATCGCATGCTCGATTCCGCCGATATATTGATCCACCGGCATCCAGTAGTCTGTATCTTCTTTTCGAAAAGGCACCTCTTCCCAATATTTTCTTGGAGTCGTATAGCGCAAGAAATACCAGCTTGATTCTACAAAGGTATCGAGGGTATCTGTTTCTCTTTCAGCCTCACCACCACACTTTGGACACGTTGTCTTTTTCCAAGTAGGGTGAAGTTCGAGTGGATTGCCTTCACCGGTAATTTCCACATCCTCAGGCAATGTTACTGGAAGGTTCTCCTTTTTCTCTGGTACAATTCCACACTTTGGACATTTGATTAATGGAATCGGCGTACCCCAATATCGCTGACGAGAAACGAGCCAATCTTTGAGTTTGTAGTTGACAGAACGCTTTCCTATCCCATTTTCTTCAAAATATTCGATAATTTTTTGTTTCGCCTCACTACTCTCAAAACCACTAAACTCTCCACTATCAAACAAGATACCAGGCTCTGTATAGGCTTTTGTGGTATCGAGCTCCCCTTCTTTTGGTTTGATGATATATTTTATCGGCAGATTGTATTTGTGAGCAAACTCGAAATCTCTCTCATCGTGAGCCGGTACAGCCATCACCGCACCGCTTCCGTATTCAGCCAAAACAAAGTTTGCCACCCAGACAGGAATCTTTTGTTTCGTAAGTGGATGGATCACATACAGATCCAAAAAGAGTCCCTCTTTTTCTGCCTGCTGGCGGGTTCTTGCGTTTTGATTTTGCATCGTACAAATTTTTTGTACCGCTTCGTCACTAAGCTGTTTTGTCTCAATCAGATGTTTCACAACGGGATGCTCTGGTGCAAGAG
The Nitratiruptor sp. SB155-2 genome window above contains:
- a CDS encoding asparaginase domain-containing protein translates to MIILNTGGTFNKIYDPIKGELVVPQNNDAIYDFLKKNFLQIETRGLIYKDSLEFSDADRELLLQTIKNCDSKQIVVVHGTDTMDKSAAFVAPYIHNKCVVFTGAMVPYSIDPAEASANLALAISKVQYAYEDGVFIAMHGIVEQYDRVYKDRARGVFCRK
- the rho gene encoding transcription termination factor Rho; its protein translation is MNEKNSNQNELSEENSTSTQNTEQKNNHKRTHIPVEGYTIEELRTKTIDDLLAIAGELGIENPQELKRQDLMFEILKNQVSKGGYILFTGILEITPEGYGFLRAINENFSNSANDAYVSATQIRRFALRTGDIVTGQVRPPKDQERYYALLKIEAINYLPPEESKRRPLFDNLTPLYPTERLKLEYDPTRLTGRVLDLFTPIGKGQRALIVAPPRSGKTELMKELAHGIAKNHPEVELIVLLVDERPEEVTDMERSVKGEVYSSTFDMPAKNHVRVAELVIEKAKRRVEMGKDVVILLDSITRLARAYNTVTPSSGKVLSGGVDANALHKPKRFFGAARNIEEGGSLTIISTALIDTGSRMDEVIFEEFKGTGNCEIVLDRRIADRRIYPAIDVLKSGTRKEELLVDPNTLPKIWALRNAMQSMDEVEALKFLYSKMLKTKNNEEFLSIMNEGA
- the murI gene encoding glutamate racemase, which encodes MRAGVFDSGVGGLTVVKSLLEHGLFDEIIYFGDTARVPYGPKDKNTIIRYSLEAQEFFKNFDVDILITACNSVSAHAIEELRSNASFPVIGVIEPGVLALQNRGLDPKSQILVIGTQATIGSGKYQKLLREHGYNNILAKATPLFVPIVEEEIFEGPVLEATLQHYFDSLHPDAIILGCTHFPLIQDAIADYFNNEAVLIHSGEAIVEHLQKELGIKARKKTPSLKLFASENPEKLKKIAAHWLRDAFKTNEL
- a CDS encoding DNA polymerase III subunit gamma/tau; its protein translation is MALALKYRPKRFEDLIGQEAVTQTLQRALDTKNLSHAYLFSGLRGSGKTSTARIFSKALICDGGPTSSPCETCENCQAANEGRHIDIIEMDAASNRKIDDIRDLIEHTKYKPSSARYKIFIIDEVHMLTKEAFNALLKTLEEPPEFVKFILATTDPLKLPATILSRTQHFRFKKIAQRDIVHHLEHILNLENVEYEPEALQILARSGSGSLRDTLTLLDQAITFGKNRVSVEAVTNMLGLVDPKKIEALFDMILRQDKEAILQTVQELRDYEAQMVLDEMLIFLKNQLFSKNSTFSMMLYERFFKILSDGKNLLFVSGDDEFVLMITLMKLMEATKIKSVEELIEEFESKETPTISHTPPPIQTNEQTKTSQPVQKDPFQRLIDKLYERNYELGECFEKSVKFIDFSDNVLRWESNPPAECKEKLKHSYPTIRHFVQEVFGIDTKIVKVDPPKSCDEPSSMIEEAEFGGSCIQKEAGLSAKEMDGTNILEDPFVRKAKELFKAKKVVIKPKI
- a CDS encoding 3-methyladenine DNA glycosylase, with product MIAYDLLKRFKELGYIKEERDPYWWPKSGSFEIVVGAVLTQNTKWENVEKALENLKNELGSIEPQKIVEMDQKRLATLIKPAGFYNTKAFRIQKLVKNMLDEYGSFEAFQKRPSRSWLLAQKGIGFETADSILNYACYKDFLVVDAYTARILNFLGYELQTYQEIQEFLSDSILENLDRIYELYGQEMPLSQIYARFHGKIVEFCKEHCKGKEQAEKIKELLV
- a CDS encoding TIGR00282 family metallophosphoesterase; protein product: MKIGFIGDIVGRPGRRMIKRYLQDIRKKENLDFVIANYENASHGFGLTPKNAKELFNAGIDLMTGGNHTWDKKEIVALLEEMPLLRPINYPEGVPGRGYKIVHINEEPLAIINIMGHFTMPMVDNPFLAAKKIVAILKDEGIKNIFIDFHAEATSEKRAMFLMLKEDISVQVGTHTHVGTDDLSIVDGAGYVTDVGLTGCRDNVIGMKADVPIKRFLTGLPGHFDVPDKCKSILQMVVFELQEGRCKDAYKIKAYDDEGWQVVQRARVE
- a CDS encoding fumarylacetoacetate hydrolase family protein, yielding MKIVCVGRNYVEHIEELNNEMPTEPVYFLKPQSAITETIHYQEDLHYEGEICFLIGNPIKVGVGLDLTKRALQSRLKEKGLPWERAKAFRGSALFSDFVPVKSFEGLRIELFKNGTLVQSGGVDLMIYKPEFLLQDIEAIFGLEEGDILMSGTPKGVGAIKTGDIFEAKLWQGDRKLIQKIWRTV